Below is a window of Hyphomonas neptunium ATCC 15444 DNA.
TCCGTACACGGGTTGAGAAGCTGTTCGAGAAACAGGCAACAGCCCTTGAGCCGACCGCCAGCGTCCGCGCTGACGATCTCTCCCAGCTCAACAAGACCATCTCGCGCCTTGAGCGCTTCTGGTCCGACCAGATCCGCTACCGCCTCTAGGCGCGCGGCAGTTCTCCAAGAGAAGACAAGAAACCCCGGCGCGCGCCCCAAGCGCTCCGGGGTTCTTTTATGTCCGCTGGCTGCAAACCTGGAAGGGGGCCAGAAGGGGGCTGATAGGGAGGGCTTGCTGGCGCCGGCCCAGCGCGTAAGCTTTCCCGATGAAACTCTACGCCGTCTTCACCGGGGGCCATCACCCCCGCGCCAATACCGAAGTCCACGATCTGCGCTTCGTGGTGGGCGAGAGCCTTGAGGCCACCGTGCCCGCCCTGCGCGCCGGCTGGTGGGGGAAACCCTCTTCGCTGCATATCGATGGCTATGCCGAGCTGACCGAGATTGACGGCTGGCAGGTCGAGCTCGTCCCCGGCCGCGCAACGTCTCCGCCCGCCCGCCGCCTCTGGTTCGTAAACCTCGGTGGCTACACACCCGGCCTCTTTGGCGAACAGCACAACTACCTCTTCCTCGCGGGCGATGACAAAGCCGAAGTCTGGACCCGCGCCCGCGCGCTCTCCCCGGAATGGACGGGCCGCCACAAGGACAACTTCGTCTCCATCGACGAGGTGATCGACATAAACGGCCTGCTGGACGCCGACGGCTGGCACATCCGCCTCGACCGCCCCGCAACCGGCGCCGCGCCCGCTCGCATCGTG
It encodes the following:
- a CDS encoding DUF1543 domain-containing protein yields the protein MKLYAVFTGGHHPRANTEVHDLRFVVGESLEATVPALRAGWWGKPSSLHIDGYAELTEIDGWQVELVPGRATSPPARRLWFVNLGGYTPGLFGEQHNYLFLAGDDKAEVWTRARALSPEWTGRHKDNFVSIDEVIDINGLLDADGWHIRLDRPATGAAPARIVSDYIKL